From a region of the Euwallacea similis isolate ESF13 chromosome 3, ESF131.1, whole genome shotgun sequence genome:
- the LOC136420010 gene encoding spermine oxidase-like yields the protein MWIFKQIVIFSLLGGLLGEPTPSEVSIIVIGSGSAGIAASTKLLKNDFTNITILEAENRIGGRIHSVPFGKAYVDLGAEFCHGQEGNIVYSMAQPYNILQHSVEGFQLYRSNGEKVDYRIGGKIIQFAESLVVNGTTEGCEGVKSVGECLKIKSKEISKTIQDPKEAEILSEAVEFVDAYICANDNSLDLNDLKSVTEYKLCSGDLYMTWNGQGYKTILEIMMEKYPNNSGLPIDDKIFLGKEVDNITNWDEDKITVTTTDGNKYLADHVIFTPSLGVLKANYEGLFSPSLSEDKVEAIKQTGFGAIVKVILHFPVKWWNSPYYMFVFTQEDKEVLKKKNMEWLLNSVGFTEVENNSNVLISWFAGKYVPQIESLTDEDVLTAHKFIIDKFLTPHYNVTMPDKLLRSKWYSNPHFRGSFSYESVKSTVINLPAKLGAPLNSKSGKPKVLFAGEATHPHYFSTVHGAIESGHREAERLIQLYK from the exons ATGTGGATCTTTAAACAAATTGTGATATTTTCCTTGCTTGGAGGATTATTGGGTGAGCCAACACCCTCTGAGGTGTCTATTATAGTCATCGGCAGCGGTTCTGCGGGCATAGCAGCATCTACAAAACTGCTTAAAAATGATTTCACCAATATAACGATACTTGAGGCTGAGAACAGAATAG GTGGAAGAATCCACAGTGTCCCATTTGGTAAGGCTTATGTAGATTTAGGGGCAGAGTTCTGCCATGGCCAGGAGGGAAACATTGTATATTCAATGGCACAACCATATAACATATTGCAACATTCTGTGGAGGGCTTCCAACTCTATCGTTCAAATGGCGAAAAGGTTGATTATAGAATTGGGGGGAAGATAATTCAATTCGCTGAATCCCTAGTCGTCAATGGAACTACTGAAGGGTGTGAAGGCGTAAAGTCGGTAGGAGAATGTTTGAAGATCAA gtcaaaagaaatttcaaaaacaattcaGGACCCTAAAGAAGCTGAAATCCTATCCGAAGCAGTTGAGTTTGTAGATGCGTATATCTGCGCGAACGATAACTCCCTTGACTTAAATGATCTAAAAAGTGTCACTGAATACAAATTGTGTAGCGGGGATTTATACATGACTTGGAATGGTCAGGGATACAAGACGATACTGGAAATAATGATGGAGAAATATCCCAACAACAGTGGTTTGCCGATTGacgataaaattttcttgggCAAAGAGGTCGATAACATCACCAACTGGGATGAAGACAAAATAACAGTAACTACAACTGATGGGAACAAATATTTAGCAGACCATGTGATTTTCACTCCCTCTTTGGGGGTGCTTAAAGCAAACTATGAAGGCCTATTTAGTCCTTCACTCTCTGAAGATAAGGTAGAGGCAATTAAGCAAACGGGATTTGGAGCCATAGTGAAAGTCATTTTACACTTTCCTGTTAAGTGGTGGAATTCTCCATATTATATGTTTGTATTTACCCAGGAGGACAAAGAAGTACTTAAGAAG aaaaacatGGAATGGTTGTTAAACAGCGTTGGCTTTACCGAGGTCGAAAACAACTCAAACGTGTTGATTTCGTGGTTCGCAGGAAAATACGTTCCTCAAATTGAAAGTCTAACCGATGAAGATGTTTTAACAGCTCACAAGTTTATCATTGACAAATTCCTAACCCCGCATTATAACGTTACAATGCCGGATAAATTACTTAG ATCGAAGTGGTACAGTAATCCACACTTCCGAGGGTCTTTCTCTTACGAATCTGTCAAATCAACTGTAATAAATCTTCCAGCAAAGCTGGGCGCTCCACTGAATAGTAAATCTGGAAAACCCAAAGTTTTATTTGCTGGTGAGGCCACTCATCCTCATTACTTCTCAACAGTTCACGGCGCCATTGAATCTGGACACCGAGAAGCAGAGAGGCTCATTcaactttataaataa